GATTTGGCAACCTCGCCCATTGACTTTGAGCATGAAATATTGAGCCTGCTTGATCTTGATGCCGACGCAATCGTGGCAGATGTCGGATGTGAGAGGGCTACCCTACTTCAAGATATGCGCTTAAGGTACCGGCATCGTGGCGCTCTAATCGGAGTTGATCTCTATCCTGAGAAGTTAGCGGCGGTTTCCCAAGAACTGAACGACCTCGGGGCCGAAGGTATTCACTTTATAGCCGGAAATGCTAAAGAGTTACCGCTAAAAACCGATTCTCTAGACGCACTGTTCTGCCTATTTATGCTCTACCACCTAGAAGACCCCAGGGAAGGATTAAGCGAGATTAGACGTACCGTTAAACCTGGCGGTAAAATCCTAATCAGTACTAGCGGTAAGACTAATAAGAGACGCCACCGTGAGATAGAAATGGAGATTGCTTCCTATCTAGGCATAAAGCCGCCGCCAATATTTACATCTTCATTTAACTCTATTATCGCTGCAGAAGAGTTGCCGAAGTGGTTTCAAGTGCAGGGGCGAATCCGCCAGGCCGGATGGGCTAAGATCAAAAGTCAGTCGGGGTATGAAATTTACCGAAACTCGCTTGCTACTATGAGAAGCACCTTTAGCCCAGCGCCTAGTGATGAGCAGTGGGATGATGCCATTCGTAATGTTTTGGTACCAGCTATAAACTACGATATCGACCAGCAACCGATGTACGATGGGAGCGGCACCTTACAACCACGTTACTTCCGAGATACAGTTGAACGCGACTTCTTTATCTGTGTTAATAACGAGCCGCACACTGGCTGAGTGGAGCGATTTAGTCACCCTAACTCCAATACAAAAACTATTAATAAAAACCCAACCGGGACCTTAACTTAGACTCAAATAAGATCATACGACAACCTGAACTTTGCCCCAAAATGTTATAATCAAAAGAGCTGTAACGGAGAGGTAAAATGCCGAGCCCGTATAAGTCGCTGTCCCTAACGGTCGGTGTGCACTTTTTAATTATGTTTGCGCTAACCTATGTCGCGGTTAATGCATTTAGCGATATATTGTTCAGTTTAAATAAACTTTATATGGCCGTGATCATGGTAGTACCTATGGTAGTCCTAATGCTACTGTTCATGAGCCATATGTTTGAGAATAAAAAGCTTAATAAGCTAATCTACCTAGCCAGTGCAGCTCTATTCCTGCTAATTTTTGTAGCCATTCGTGACCAAACTTTTAGTGACAACGAACGTTTCCTTAGCTCTATGATTCCGCATCACTCTAGTGCAATCGTCATGTGTGAGCGTTCAGAGTTAACCGATCCGGAAATCATCACACTCTGTGAAGAGATAGTGGAAACTCAAAAAAAAGAAATCGATCAAATGAATGCCATTCGCACGCGGTTAAACCGGTAGCAGCTAATCGGCCCCCCGATTTCTCGCTTGACGTTAAACTATCTCTATCTGTAGGGCGCTCCTAGTCGGTGGATGGTGTAGAATATTAGGTGATGCAGGATAATGGAGCAACTAAATGGCTACAACCTCAAAGAATGCTGCGAAAAAAAGTCTTAGATTTGAAAATAACACTGACCTGCTGCTCTACGGCTTAATATTTATCCTCTGGTATGCTTATCTGTTCATGACCCTGGCAACGCCAATCGATGTACCATATGATCTGTCTAACAATATAGTTTTAACTTTACGCATAACTATAGCTGCACCGTTTTTAGCTATCTGGTTCTCCGGCATCTATGCTTACATCAGAACAATTGCTTACAGCCACGCCTTAAGGGGGTGGGCTGGTGAGATTGCCTTTAAGCGCATAGCCTACGGTATCCTCTTTCTGTTAAGTGGAGCAATCATCCCCTCGCTACTTAGCACTTCCTCTAACTATTTCAGCCTAGACGGTGGTTCTGAAATTATAGTAACGGTTTTAATTAACTATTTCCGAGTAGTGCCATACTTAATAGCTTTTCTATTGTTCTTCGATGGAGTCCGTCGGTTAAGTCGAGCTGAGAATATATTTATCCCTGTTAAACGAGCTGTTGTTACACTTGCTCCGTTATTAATTCTAGCCTTCGTTTGGCTTGAGATAATCTTCAGTAATCCGCTTAGGACTGATGGCATATACCATCTGCGGGATAGTTTGATTATCTTAACCCTAGTCCTGCCGTCGCTTACTGCCTGGGCTCTGGGCGGACTGGCCGCGCTCAGTTTTCACAACTACGCGGCTAAAGTAAGTGGAACCATCTACGCTAAGGCCCTTAAGTTTTTCGTAGTCGGTTTAGTGGCCGTAGTCTTCAGCTCTATCATGCTACAATCGTTTACTTCACTCGGCACTGAACGATTGCTAGAGCTCCGCATTCGAGAACTTCTACTGATCATATACATTTTTCTAGGTTTACAAGGCAGTGGATATTTCTTTATGGCTAGAGGGGCAAAAAAACTTACTAAGATTGAAGTTGTCTAGTTATGGATTCTATTTATCAGAAGGCACTGAGAGTTACCTCCGACTACCTCGGTCCGGCAGCTGATCGTTTCTTACGACGCCAGATATCATTTCATCTAGAGAAAGAACCAGAACACCTAACGCCTGCCGACGTACCCTTACTAGCGGAATGGGTAAAGGTATCAATCGCCATCTTGACCGAGGATAAGCAGATGGTTGATGAGTTCGGTAAACGTTTTAAAGCTTTGGTCGAGTAAAAATGAGTAGTTCGCAAAAGCTGCCAAGTAATGCCGCTAAGCTCGATGAGTTGATGGAGGTGTACGTTAGCCGGCTAGAGAAGAAAGTGGCCATGGAAAGTAAAAGCTTACAGATGATGGCCGATGCTGTGCCACAGATAGTCTGGATGGCCGATCCCGAGGGAAAACCAGACTACTACAATATGCGGTGGTATGCCTATACTGGCCTCCCTCCCGGTTCGGAAGGCAGAACGCTAAACTGGAGTAAAGTTCTACACCCAGAGGACGAACAGAAAGTTAAAACAGCCTGGCAGCACTCGGTCAAGACAGGAGAAACCTTCGAAGAGGAGTTTAGGTTAAAGAAGCACGAAACCGGTCAGTACCGCTGGTTTCTAGGTCGAGCAAGATGTGGTCGTGACCCTAAAGGAGACGTCATGCGGTGGTTTGGCACGAGTACAGATATTCATGAGTACAAACAAGCCCAGCAGGATAAAGATGAGTTTATCGCCATTGCCAGTCATGAGCTGAA
Above is a genomic segment from Candidatus Saccharimonadales bacterium containing:
- a CDS encoding methyltransferase domain-containing protein; this encodes MSERYQRPSERFSDYAADSGVLLFEQYAGEEPNVGERWKYYDLATSPIDFEHEILSLLDLDADAIVADVGCERATLLQDMRLRYRHRGALIGVDLYPEKLAAVSQELNDLGAEGIHFIAGNAKELPLKTDSLDALFCLFMLYHLEDPREGLSEIRRTVKPGGKILISTSGKTNKRRHREIEMEIASYLGIKPPPIFTSSFNSIIAAEELPKWFQVQGRIRQAGWAKIKSQSGYEIYRNSLATMRSTFSPAPSDEQWDDAIRNVLVPAINYDIDQQPMYDGSGTLQPRYFRDTVERDFFICVNNEPHTG
- a CDS encoding DUF305 domain-containing protein, whose product is MFALTYVAVNAFSDILFSLNKLYMAVIMVVPMVVLMLLFMSHMFENKKLNKLIYLASAALFLLIFVAIRDQTFSDNERFLSSMIPHHSSAIVMCERSELTDPEIITLCEEIVETQKKEIDQMNAIRTRLNR